In Mixophyes fleayi isolate aMixFle1 chromosome 11, aMixFle1.hap1, whole genome shotgun sequence, one DNA window encodes the following:
- the SDHD gene encoding succinate dehydrogenase [ubiquinone] cytochrome b small subunit, mitochondrial isoform X2: MAALVKVGALCRGGRAFAFGKSFLIRPAAVFPQDRPSLQAFQIHLSQNRHGSKAASLHWTSERALSVVLLGLIPAAYMYPGAAMDYSLAAALTLHGHWGFGQVLTDYVHGDTKVKLANIGLLALSSLTFAGLCYFNYNDVGICKAVTMLWSL, translated from the exons ATGGCGGCTCTGGTAAAAGTTGGTGCTTTGTGCAGGGGAGGCAGAG CTTTTGCCTTTGGTAAATCTTTCCTGATCAGACCAGCAGCAGTTTTTCCACAAGATCGTCCTTCATTGCAAGCTTTCCAAATCCACCTTTCTCAAAATCGACATg GATCTAAAGCTGCCTCCCTACACTGGACAAGTGAGAGAGCATTAAGTGTGGTTCTGCTAGGCCTTATACCTGCAGCATATATGTATCCTGGAGCTGCTATGGACTACTCCCTGGCTGCAGCCCTCACCCTCCATGGGCACTG GGGTTTTGGACAGGTGTTGACTGACTACGTTCACGGAGATACAAAGGTCAAGCTGGCCAATATTGGACTTCTCGCTCTCTCGTCCTTGACATTTGCCGGCCTGTGTTATTTCAACTATAACGATGTGGGCATTTGCAAAGCAGTCACTATGCTTTGGAGTCTTTAA
- the TIMM8B gene encoding mitochondrial import inner membrane translocase subunit Tim8 B: protein MADFSSDLNLSGMDISTAEGAELQRMIADEQKKAQFTAQVHNFMDVCWDKCVDKPGSKLDSRTENCLSNCVERFIDTTLSITNRFAQVLQKRTH, encoded by the exons ATGGCGGACTTTTCTTCGGATCTCAACTTGTCCGGTATGGACATCAGTACCGCAGAGGGGGCGGAGCTGCAGAGGATGATTGCGGACGAGCAGAAGAAGGCGCAGTTCACAGCTCAG GTGCACAACTTTATGGATGTTTGCTGGGACAAGTGTGTGGACAAACCGGGGTCAAAGCTGGATTCAAGAACAGAAAACTGCTTGTCTAACTGTGTGGAGCGTTTTATTGACACCACCCTATCCATAACCAATCGCTTCGCTCaagttttacaaaaaagaacacaTTAA
- the LOC142107574 gene encoding uncharacterized protein LOC142107574 gives MKITDFFSSSPSSSNKAERTFIIDSTEQEGQIMSHSGKICTTVQTPKKRRLRFTDPEIHILVDTILAHIEQLFGHKSLNASGKAAVWDSVVKKVNEVGVLKRTVIECKKRWSDYKRKVKQCIDRVKMQSYLSGKVESIEANLSKRQVKVAMFFKMDAEGTNEIQLSDDYSSDEGDGASSSQNVVIPSTNILNSEDEFIDQKEKLSLSTCSINNSPQDGSISQSYEGSQAIKQPSESIKAKSSDGSMNHKPKAAQLQLTNLDTKLDQLIVQQKNTNEILQSIHNSVTASLDLQKKMNRLLKSNFLELQNSIISTKKASSNQSSIMDITLKSLHAKLDEINSSLHAKQLQELMSSDESELNLSCTQDVASTPVKTPPARKRKFKQSPSTSLMKKNKFM, from the exons cagaGAGAACTTTCATCATTGACAGCACAGAACAGGAAGGTCAAATTATGTCTCATAGTGGAAAAATTTGTACAACAGTCCAAACACCTAAGAAGAGAAGGTTAAGGTTTACTGATCCTGAGATACATATACTTGTCGATACAATTCTGGCCCACATTGAGCAATTATTTGGACATAAATCCCTCAACGCCTCTGGGAAAGCTGCTGTCTGGGATTCAGTAGTGAAAAAAGTCAATGAAGTAGGTGTCTTAAAGCGTACAGTTATAGAATGCAAGAAGAGATGGAGTGACTAcaaaagaaaagttaagcaatGTATTGATAGAGTGAAAATGCAGTCTTACCTGTCTGGCAAGGTGGAGTCTATAGAAGCCAATTTGTCCAAAAGACAGGTGAAAGTCGCTATGTTCTTTAAAATGGATGCAGAGGGCACCAATGAAATTCAACTATCTGATGACTATAGTTCTGATGAAG GGGACGGGGCTTCTTCGAGTCAAAATGTGGTGATCCCCTCTACTAATATTCTTAATTCTGAAGATGAATTTATTGATCAGAAGGAAAAACTGTCATTGTCAACTTGCTCGATAAATAATAGTCCTCAGGATGGTTCTATCTCACAGTCTTATGAAGGGTCCCAGGCTATAAAACAACCGTCCGAGTCCATAAAAGCAAAGTCATCAGATGGATCCATGAACCATAAACCCAAAGCAGCTCAACTGCAATTAACAAACCTGGATACTAAGTTAGATCAATTAATTGTCCAGCAAAAGAATACCAATGAGATTCTTCAAAGCATACATAATAGTGTTACTGCAAGCCTGGACCTGCAGAAGAAAATGAATCGTCTTCTGAAAAGCAACTTTCTTGAGTTGCAAAATTCTATCATATCCACTAAGAAGGCATCAAGCAACCAAAGCAGTATTATGGATATCACGCTGAAAAGTCTCCACGCTAAGTTAGATGAGATCAACAGCAGCCTTCATGCTAAACAACTGCAGGAACTTATGTCCAGCGATGAGTCAGAATTAAATTTAAGCTGCACACAAGACGTGGCCTCTACTCCTGTAAAAACTCCACCAGCCAGGAAAAGAAAATTTAAACAAAGCCCTTCAACTAGTctaatgaagaaaaataaattcatGTAA
- the SDHD gene encoding succinate dehydrogenase [ubiquinone] cytochrome b small subunit, mitochondrial isoform X1, whose protein sequence is MAALVKVGALCRGGRAFAFGKSFLIRPAAVFPQDRPSLQAFQIHLSQNRHAGSKAASLHWTSERALSVVLLGLIPAAYMYPGAAMDYSLAAALTLHGHWGFGQVLTDYVHGDTKVKLANIGLLALSSLTFAGLCYFNYNDVGICKAVTMLWSL, encoded by the exons ATGGCGGCTCTGGTAAAAGTTGGTGCTTTGTGCAGGGGAGGCAGAG CTTTTGCCTTTGGTAAATCTTTCCTGATCAGACCAGCAGCAGTTTTTCCACAAGATCGTCCTTCATTGCAAGCTTTCCAAATCCACCTTTCTCAAAATCGACATg CAGGATCTAAAGCTGCCTCCCTACACTGGACAAGTGAGAGAGCATTAAGTGTGGTTCTGCTAGGCCTTATACCTGCAGCATATATGTATCCTGGAGCTGCTATGGACTACTCCCTGGCTGCAGCCCTCACCCTCCATGGGCACTG GGGTTTTGGACAGGTGTTGACTGACTACGTTCACGGAGATACAAAGGTCAAGCTGGCCAATATTGGACTTCTCGCTCTCTCGTCCTTGACATTTGCCGGCCTGTGTTATTTCAACTATAACGATGTGGGCATTTGCAAAGCAGTCACTATGCTTTGGAGTCTTTAA